The following coding sequences are from one Eptesicus fuscus isolate TK198812 chromosome 7, DD_ASM_mEF_20220401, whole genome shotgun sequence window:
- the TMPO gene encoding thymopoietin isoform X2, whose product MLHPKSPEILIEIQIIRHKIRTHTGKATKKTDKPRLEDKDDLDVTELTNEDLLDQLVKYGVNPGPIVGTTRKLYEKKLLKLREQGTDSRSSTPLPTISSSAENTRQNGSNDSDRYSDNEEGKKKEHKKVKSTRDFVPFSELPTTPSGGFFQGISFPEISPRPPLGRTELQAAKRVHTSKGDPPREPLIATTLPGREQLHKLASGGNLFISSSSSHDRCLENSSSTSQHELAAMLVSAAASPSLIKETTSTCYKDKIGNIYCGEKSGIQPLYTERSHGSSQSILSSERKTLEESERSQVISPPLAQAIRDYVNSLLVQSGVGSLPGTSNTTPSLDIENIWKRIDQSNFQETESLSPPRKLPRLSKKSGEEKDSGSFVAFQNIRGSESMSSFATTVVSHSLATLGIEMSKQSQHDKVDASELSFPFHESILKVIEEEWQQIDRQLPSLACKYPISSKEATQILSVPKVDDEILEVISETTPPAGTQVASTDKQLDSALCRVYEAAASALQVATHTAFVVRAMQADISQAAQILSSDPGHSHQALGILSKTYDAASFLCEAAFDEVKMAARTMGSSTLGRRYLWLKDCKINPASKNKLAVTPFKGGTLFGGEVYKVVKKRGNKH is encoded by the exons ATGCTGCATCCAAAATCACCTGAGATACTAATTGAAATACAGATTATCAGGCACAAGATTAGGACTCATACTGGG AAAGCCACAAAGAAAACTGATAAACCCAGACTAGAAGATAAAGATGATTTAGATGTAACCGAACTCACTAATGAAGATCTTCTGGATCAGCTTGTGAAATATGGGGTGAATCCTGGCCCTATTGTGG GAACAACCAGGAAGCTATATGAGAAAAAGCTGTTGAAATTGAGGGAACAAGGAACAGACTCAAGATCTTCTACTCCTTTGCCAACAATTTCTTCTTCGGCAGAAAATACAAGACAGAATGGAAGTAATGATTCTGACAGATACAGTGACAACGAAGAAG gaaagaagaaagaacacaAGAAAGTGAAGTCCACTAGggattttgttcctttttctgaACTTCCAACTACTCCCTCTGGTGGATTTTTTCAGGGTATTTCTTTTCCTGAAATCTCCCCCCGTCCTCCTTTGGGCAGGACTGAACTACAGGCAGCTAAGAGAGTGCATACCTCTAAGGGGGACCCACCTAGGGAACCTCTTATTGCCACAACCTTGCCTGGCAGGGAACAGTTGCACAAGTTAGCCTCTGGAGggaatttgtttatttcctccagtTCTAGCCATGATAGATGTTTAGAGAACAGTTCTTCGACATCTCAGCATGAACTCGCTGCCATGTTGGTCTCTGCTGCAGCTTCTCCTTCACTGATTAAAGAAACCACCTCTACTTGCTATAAAGACAAAATAGGAAATATTTACTGTGGAGAGAAAAGTGGAATTCAACCATTATATACTGAGAGATCCCATGGTTCAAGTCAGTCGATTCTGTCCAGTGAAAGGAAAACACTAGAAGAGTCTGAGAGATCACAAGTAATTTCTCCACCACTTGCTCAGGCAATCAGAGATTATGTCAATTCTCTGTTGGTCCAGAGTGGGGTAGGTAGTTTGCCTGGAACATCTAACACTACACCCTCACTGGATATAGAAAACATATGGAAGAGAATTGATCAATCTAATTTTCAAGAAActgaatctctctctcctccacgaAAATTGCCTAGACTGAGCAAAAAGTCAGGAGAGGAAAAGGATTCAGGTTCCTTTGTGGCATTTCAAAATATACGTGGATCTGAATCCATGTCTTCTTTTGCTACAACTGTTGTCTCTCACTCACTTGCTACCTTAGGCATAGAGATGTCTAAGCAATCACAGCATGATAAAGTAGATGCCTCAGAACTATCTTTTCCTTTCCACgaatctattttaaaagtaattgaagAGGAGTGGCAGCAAATTGACAGGCAGCTGCCTTCATTGGCATGCAAGTATCCAATATCTTCCAAAGAGGCAACACAGATATTATCAGTTCCAAAAGTAGATGATGAAATCCTGGAGGTTATTTCTGAAACCACTCCACCAGCAGGTACTCAGGTAGCTTCAACTGATAAACAGTTGGACTCAGCACTTTGTAGAGTATATGAAGCTGCAGCATCAGCATTGCAGGTTGCAACCCATACCGCCTTTGTAGTTCGGGCTATGCAGGCTGACATTAGTCAGGCTGCACAAATTCTTAGCTCAGATCCTGGTCATAGCCACCAGGCACTTGGGATTCTGAGCAAAACATATGATGCAGCCTCATTTCTTTGTGAAGCTGCATTTGATGAAGTAAAGATGGCTGCCCGTACCATGGGATCTTCCACTTTAGGTCGCCGTTATCTCTGGTTGAAGGATTGCAAAATTAATCCAGCTTCTAAGAATAAGCTGGCTGTTACTCCCTTTAAAGGTGGAACATTATTTGGAGGAGAAGTATACAAAGTAGTTAAAAAGCGTGGAAATAAACactaa